The Muribaculum intestinale genome includes the window GTGAGCGTCGGAAACTCAAGGTCGAAACTGATATCGGGCTGCTGCATGTCGCCGGAGACCTTGAGAAGAGCATGCACCGGCACATTTGTGCGGTTGAGATCCTTGTCCTGGAGAAACGACTCGTCGAGGTCGCTCAGATTGGCATTCACGCTGTACACGGCATTGATGTCGAGCACCGCCGAGTAGGGACTGCCGTGAAACGAGATGGAACTGCCCGGCTTGATGGTAAAAGGCTTGATAATTATGTCCTGCAGCGTGAAGTTGTATTTTCCCTGGGTCAGAGAGTATGTGCCAAACATGCGCAGGTCCTCGTCGTTGGAATTATACTCCATACGCAGACTGCCGCTGCCGCGGGCCTTTATGTTGTCGCCACCCTCCGGGTCCATTACCAATACAAGTTCGGCCTGGGGGGTTACGTCGACCTGCAGGTTGATGCGGTAGACCGAAGAGCCCTGTTCCTGCTCGCGCTCTTTGCGTATGCGCTCCTTCAGCTGACGCAAGGCGGCCTCCTGCGGGTCCTCAAGATTGAGCAGCAGGTCGCCACGGAGCTCGTTGCGGTCGTGGAAGGTAAGGAATGTATATTCTCCCGCCGCCTCAGTGTCGGAAAGCACGAAAGTAAATACAGAGCCGGCGGCAGTCGACATGTTGACATTGATATCGACAAATCCCGGCACCCCTTTGACAAAGGCCGAACCGTTGCAAAGTATGTGTCCATACCAGTCGGGATTTATTTTATCGGTGATATCGTAGCACAACAGGTTGCGGGCATTGCTCACACGGAATTCAAATTCTGGCTCCTTGAAGCATTTATGAGTGACCCAACCGTTGAGCAGAGCACTGTTGCCCATGGCGTCGCGCAATTTTACATCGGCAAAGCTGATGCGCCCCGAAGTCAGGTGTATTGAATCGGTAGCGTAGTAATATGTATTGGTATAATCAAGTTTCAGACGCAGATTCTCGGCGAATATATCGCCCGTCATGTCGATAAACTTGAATGTGCCGAAGAGTCGTGCCTCGCCGGAAGCGTAACCCGACACATCGGAGGTGAATGCCTCCATGAACGGACGCATGAACCCTACATTGAGCCTCTCGGCCTTGAAACGGAAGTCGAGGCTGTCGGCCATAGGGTATATGGCCCCGTCCACATAGGAATGGGCGTCTTTCTCGCCTGTAATGTCGGCGTTTATCACCACACCGCGGGTGGCATTGTCCCAATACGATGCAATTACGGCATCGCCCAGAGGCGAATGATTGTAGGTCATGCCGGACACATCAAGTCGCGGAGTCTCCAGACGGGGCTCTCCGCTCATCAGGCCTGAAGCATAGAATTTGCCGGTAGCGATACCGCCGAACATGGCCGCACTGATATCGAGTGTCTCAAACACATAGTCGAGGTCGATACTCTGCAACTCCAGACAAAGATAATCGGCGGGGGTCTCCGACACCGAGCCGTTGATTTTTATAAACTGGTTGTGGCGGCTTACTTCAAAATCGCGCACATCAACATGACGGTCGTGGGCTATCTCAATCATCGACGGGCGTATGCGCCACACACTGTCATTAATCACAATGCGCGAGGGGCGCAAATCGATTGCTGTCGACATGCCGCCCGGAATATGGGCGTCGGGCACACGGGAAAACATGGCTCCAAGCTCCACAGCTCCGCGAAACATGCGCTCCCGGTCGATATCCCACCCGGCATGCACGTTTATAGAGTCGTGGCTCCCCGTGGCCACAAGGCTGATAGTGGCGTCGCCCTTCTTGGTAGGATACACCGTGCTCATGAGCATTCTTGCGTCGTCGCTCTCTCCGTCGACAGTCAGGCCGATATAAGAATTGTCAATAAACTTGTCCTTATGCAGCAGATTGGGTGCGTCGACACTCGCCTCAATAAGCCTGTTGGCACCGCTCATCATAGCCTTGACCGTGACAGGGCGCAACAGTCTTACCGGCACTCTGAAGAACGACAGCCAGCTGTCGGTGGCCGCATTCTGACGCACCTGCATGTCGAGAGTCATGTCAAGCGCCAGGCTGTCGTCGTCATCTCCATTGCCGCGAACGCCTCTGTGAGGCGTCACTGCAGTAGAATGCGCGGAGAGCAGCGAGGGGAACACATCGGCGAGGATTGACCTCGCGACAGGCACAATGTCGCGGAAACGGTATTCACCCTCCACGCGTGCGTCGACTATGTCGCTGTGGAGCATGATGAAGCGCGGCGATGTGGTGCCTGACGACATCAGCGACAGATGGTCGAGAGCAAGCGCGTCGGCTCTGGCGGCATCGGTGAAGCGCATCTCGGTAAGCTCCAGACGTCCGTCGAGCGAATCATACTCACGGCCATGCATGTCCACCTCTATGCGTCCGCTCAGCACATGCCCCATAAAACGCTCCTGCCTGATTATGCCGAACATCCCCGGACATAATGACGCTATCCTTATGTCGGCATCGATATGGTGCTCCCCGGGGATTATGCCACACGAGCCTTTGATTGTCGCGCCGAGCATCGGGTCATCGGCGACTATGGTGCCCCTGACATCGGTGCGCGTAATGTCGATGTCGGCTGTGATACTGTTTATATCATACCCCTTCCACTGTATCTGGTCGATTTCAGCAGCTGCATGTCCCACAGGCGGATTCTGCCCCATGAGACTGCCCTCAAACGCCACATTGCCGCTCACGCGGCCAAGTCCGTCGACTCCGGCTATGGCACCGACATCGATGCTGTCGATTGTGAGATACGCCTTTAGCGGGCCTGTCGGATGCCTGAACGGACCGGTATAGCGTGCGTCGAAGTCAAGTACACCCGGCTCCGAGTCAAGCGTAAGCCTCAGCAGTGTGGTGCCGTCGCCCACAGTAGCATCGACTACGGCTTCCACCACTCCGAGCGTGTCGGCCATGGCCACAGCCTTCGGAGGCATCGAGCCGGTCTGTCGCCACAATTCGGCCAGACGGTGGCCGTCGGCACGCGCGTGCAGCTTGGGGAGATGTATTTTCAGCGAGTCGACTGTAGGCAGACCGCTGACGGTAGCATCCTCTATCTCTACCGACGCCACATCGTCGGCCGAGGTGAGCGTCAGACGCGGCATGGTGAGATTTGCGACACATCCGCCGGCCTTGAGGTCAATACCGATAGGAGAGGTAAAGGGCAGGAACGAACGGAAGAATGGAGCGAGGTCGGCCGGGGTTATCTGGCTTCCGGGGAGAGTGGCGACAGTGAATGTATGCTCTGTGATTCGTGCCGTAAGGTCGCTCCATCCCTCATACCGTAGTCTCAGCGGAGCGAAGTCAAGCTGCGATGACGGCAACTCGATATGCATGTTGTCGACGATAAGCAGAGTGTCTGACACACTGGCACGTCCCGACAGAGCATTGAGCACAAGCCCCGAACGCTCGGTAGCGGCCAGACGCCTGAGATCGGCCACATAAGAGTCGTTGCTTACGCGCGGCAGGCGTATATCCGCTTTGATATCACTGAGCGCGATATGTTTGAAATCAATCTTGCCTGGTTCCGGCGCCGGCTCGGAA containing:
- a CDS encoding translocation/assembly module TamB domain-containing protein, whose protein sequence is MTLFYKILRTILVTLVLLALVVPSVMYAVLSLPGVQRTIAERGKEELTALLGVPVDIERAEIRPFNKVTLHGVSVAVAPGDTALKVSRLGAGLRMGKLLMHGRLVFSYAEIIGLDARLWRDSASAPLNIQPIIDHLKPRDRNKPPTIYDLAIDNIVIRRSRLSYDVHSEPAPEPGKIDFKHIALSDIKADIRLPRVSNDSYVADLRRLAATERSGLVLNALSGRASVSDTLLIVDNMHIELPSSQLDFAPLRLRYEGWSDLTARITEHTFTVATLPGSQITPADLAPFFRSFLPFTSPIGIDLKAGGCVANLTMPRLTLTSADDVASVEIEDATVSGLPTVDSLKIHLPKLHARADGHRLAELWRQTGSMPPKAVAMADTLGVVEAVVDATVGDGTTLLRLTLDSEPGVLDFDARYTGPFRHPTGPLKAYLTIDSIDVGAIAGVDGLGRVSGNVAFEGSLMGQNPPVGHAAAEIDQIQWKGYDINSITADIDITRTDVRGTIVADDPMLGATIKGSCGIIPGEHHIDADIRIASLCPGMFGIIRQERFMGHVLSGRIEVDMHGREYDSLDGRLELTEMRFTDAARADALALDHLSLMSSGTTSPRFIMLHSDIVDARVEGEYRFRDIVPVARSILADVFPSLLSAHSTAVTPHRGVRGNGDDDDSLALDMTLDMQVRQNAATDSWLSFFRVPVRLLRPVTVKAMMSGANRLIEASVDAPNLLHKDKFIDNSYIGLTVDGESDDARMLMSTVYPTKKGDATISLVATGSHDSINVHAGWDIDRERMFRGAVELGAMFSRVPDAHIPGGMSTAIDLRPSRIVINDSVWRIRPSMIEIAHDRHVDVRDFEVSRHNQFIKINGSVSETPADYLCLELQSIDLDYVFETLDISAAMFGGIATGKFYASGLMSGEPRLETPRLDVSGMTYNHSPLGDAVIASYWDNATRGVVINADITGEKDAHSYVDGAIYPMADSLDFRFKAERLNVGFMRPFMEAFTSDVSGYASGEARLFGTFKFIDMTGDIFAENLRLKLDYTNTYYYATDSIHLTSGRISFADVKLRDAMGNSALLNGWVTHKCFKEPEFEFRVSNARNLLCYDITDKINPDWYGHILCNGSAFVKGVPGFVDINVNMSTAAGSVFTFVLSDTEAAGEYTFLTFHDRNELRGDLLLNLEDPQEAALRQLKERIRKEREQEQGSSVYRINLQVDVTPQAELVLVMDPEGGDNIKARGSGSLRMEYNSNDEDLRMFGTYSLTQGKYNFTLQDIIIKPFTIKPGSSISFHGSPYSAVLDINAVYSVNANLSDLDESFLQDKDLNRTNVPVHALLKVSGDMQQPDISFDLEFPTLTQDTYRKVRSIVSTDDMMNRQIIYLLALNRFYTPDYMASTTKGNELVSVASSTISSQLGSILGQLSDKWNIAPTFRSDRGDFSDMEVDLALSSYLLDNRLLFNGNFGYRDKALNNNSFIGDFDLEYLLNKSGNIRLKAYNRYNDQNYYVKSALTTQGVGIVFKRDFDDIFSWLKRLRRKHEQEKQAEQEKKAHEGARPQAGQ